In a genomic window of Zingiber officinale cultivar Zhangliang chromosome 9B, Zo_v1.1, whole genome shotgun sequence:
- the LOC122024486 gene encoding endonuclease 2-like isoform X1, which produces MGSNFKSYSLPSFFLLLSLPAFAYGWGFDGHQIICKIAQDRLSESAAAAVKELLPAYAGDDLSTLCPWADRIKFRYRWSSELHYIDTPDDLCTYNYNRDCKDEGGVRGRCVSGAITNYTNQLLTYGSSADEPQYNLTKALLFLSHFMGDIHQPLHVGFTSDRGGNTIDVRWFRRKSVLHSVWDKEIIETAEDRFYDNVMEEFVDTLKQNITGDWSDQVVKWEKCNNNDVTCPDIYASESIKAACNWAYKDVKNNTALEDDYFLSRLPIVNLRLAESAVRLAVTLNRIFK; this is translated from the exons ATGGGCTCCAACTTCAAGTCCTACAGTCTTCCCTCTTTCTTCCTGCTCTTATCACTCCCAGCCTTCGCCTACGGATGGGGATTCGATGGCCACCAGATCATTTGCAAGATTGCACAA GATCGTTTAAGTGAGTCTGCAGCGGCAGCAGTTAAAGAGCTACTCCCTGCCTATGCAGGAGACGACCTCAGCACACTTTGCCCATGGGCAGACAGAATCAAGTTCCGATACCGCTGGTCGTCGGAGCTTCACTACATCGACACTCCTGATGATCTTTGCACTTATAATTACAACA GGGACTGCAAAGATGAAGGGGGTGTGAGAGGGAGGTGTGTCTCAGGTGCCATCACTAACTATACTAATCAGCTTCTCACCTATGGAAGCTCAGCTGATGAACCCCAAT ATAATCTCACAAAGGCACTTCTATTCCTATCCCACTTCATGGGCGACATCCATCAG CCTCTACATGTTGGATTTACTTCCGATAGGGGAGGAAATACAATCGATGTTCGTTGGTTCAGACGGAAATCAGTGCTCCACAGT GTGTGGGATAAAGAGATCATTGAGACAGCCGAAGATCGATTTTACGACAATGTTATGGAGGAATTTGTCGACACACTCAAACAGAATATCACG GGCGACTGGTCTGATCAAGTTGTGAAATGGGAGAAATGCAACAATAATGATGTTACTTGCCCTGATAT ATATGCATCTGAGAGCATAAAGGCGGCATGCAATTGGGCTTACAAGGACGTCAAAAACAACACAGCATTGGAAG ATGATTATTTCTTAAGCAGACTGCCTATTGTTAATCTAAGGCTTGCTGAGAGTGCAGTAAGGTTAGCTGTGACGCTGAATCGCATATTCAAGTGA
- the LOC122024486 gene encoding endonuclease 2-like isoform X2 has translation MGSNFKSYSLPSFFLLLSLPAFAYGWGFDGHQIICKIAQDRLSESAAAAVKELLPAYAGDDLSTLCPWADRIKFRYRWSSELHYIDTPDDLCTYNYNNNLTKALLFLSHFMGDIHQPLHVGFTSDRGGNTIDVRWFRRKSVLHSVWDKEIIETAEDRFYDNVMEEFVDTLKQNITGDWSDQVVKWEKCNNNDVTCPDIYASESIKAACNWAYKDVKNNTALEDDYFLSRLPIVNLRLAESAVRLAVTLNRIFK, from the exons ATGGGCTCCAACTTCAAGTCCTACAGTCTTCCCTCTTTCTTCCTGCTCTTATCACTCCCAGCCTTCGCCTACGGATGGGGATTCGATGGCCACCAGATCATTTGCAAGATTGCACAA GATCGTTTAAGTGAGTCTGCAGCGGCAGCAGTTAAAGAGCTACTCCCTGCCTATGCAGGAGACGACCTCAGCACACTTTGCCCATGGGCAGACAGAATCAAGTTCCGATACCGCTGGTCGTCGGAGCTTCACTACATCGACACTCCTGATGATCTTTGCACTTATAATTACAACA ATAATCTCACAAAGGCACTTCTATTCCTATCCCACTTCATGGGCGACATCCATCAG CCTCTACATGTTGGATTTACTTCCGATAGGGGAGGAAATACAATCGATGTTCGTTGGTTCAGACGGAAATCAGTGCTCCACAGT GTGTGGGATAAAGAGATCATTGAGACAGCCGAAGATCGATTTTACGACAATGTTATGGAGGAATTTGTCGACACACTCAAACAGAATATCACG GGCGACTGGTCTGATCAAGTTGTGAAATGGGAGAAATGCAACAATAATGATGTTACTTGCCCTGATAT ATATGCATCTGAGAGCATAAAGGCGGCATGCAATTGGGCTTACAAGGACGTCAAAAACAACACAGCATTGGAAG ATGATTATTTCTTAAGCAGACTGCCTATTGTTAATCTAAGGCTTGCTGAGAGTGCAGTAAGGTTAGCTGTGACGCTGAATCGCATATTCAAGTGA